The stretch of DNA CGGTATGCTCGCGAACCCCGAGGCAGGCGACCTTTTCATGAATAATACTCTGGAGATCGACGAGTTCGGGTTCGTGAAACAGGTAGACATGCTGAAGAATCCGGCCAGCACCAGTATAGAGGGAGTCTTCGTCGCCGGTACAGCGTCGGGGCCGATGGATATCCCCGATTCGATCGCGTCATCGGGTGGGGCTGCCACCGAGGCGCTCAGTTATCTCAAGAGGAAGTCATGAAGAAGAGGATAGGCGTATATATCTGCGAATGCGGATCCAACATTTCCGACTACGTCGATGTGGAAAAAGTACGCGACGCGGTAAAGGATGAGGATGGCGTTGCTCTGGCGAAGATAACCATGTTCGCCTGCGCCGACTCGACCCAGCAGGAGATGATCCGCGATATCGAGGAGGAAAACCTCGATGGAATGGTCGTCGCCTCCTGTTCTCCCAAGCTGCACCTCTTCACATTCAGGAATGTTGCCGAGAGAGGCGGCATGAACAAGTACAACTATGTGCAGTCCAATATCAGGGAACAGGGTTCCTGGGCACATTCAGACAAGCCTGCCGAGGCTACCGCAAAAGCGATTCGAAGCGTAAAGGCCGCGATCGCGAAGGCAAGGCTGGCAGAGTCGCTTACTTCACCTGTGATCTCAGCGGAAAATGTGGCGCTGGTAGTCGGAGCGGGGATAGCTGGTATGAGATCGGCTCTCGACATGGCGAACACCGGCACGAAGGTCTATCTGGTGGACAACGATCACTTTGTCGGTGGCAGGACCGCCCAGTGGGGGGAGATCTTCCCGACAGGCGAATCGGGCCGGGAAGTGATAACGGGACTCTACGAGGATATTATTTTAAACGAGAATATCATGCTGCGCACCGGATGCGAGGTAGTTTCCAAGGCCGGGAGCGTGGGCAATTTCGATATAAAGCTGAAGATCGATTCCCGTGGGATAAAGACGGATGCAGACGGCAAAGTCGCCGCGTCAGATTTCGAGGAGAGGCTGGAGAAAGCCATAGCCGTTTGCCCTGTCTCTGTCGCCGACGATTTTGATTTTGGGCTGACCAGCAGGAAGGCCCTGTACAGGAGTGGCGGCCGTATGCCGGCACTACCAGTCGTCGACCGGGAGAACTGTACGAAATGCGGCGAATGCGTGAAGATCTGTCCCGAGATAGATGTTCAGGCCGACGAGACTTATGAAGAGATAAAGACCGGTTCGGTGATAGTCGCCACCGGGTTCGACCCGTACGAGCCGTCGAAGGGCGAGTTCGGGTACGGTGAAATAGAGAACGTGATCACCCTTCAACAGTTCAGACGATTAATCGAACTCGAAGGCAACGGGAGCAGCTCTCACACAATCGGGGCTTCTGGCGGGATCCTGAAGTACAAGGGCAGGGAAATCAGGACCATAGCCTGGATCTACTGCGTAGGCAGCCGTCAGACTGGAGTGCTGAAAGGGGATAACAAGTATTGCTCGAGGTATTGCTGTGCCTCGGGGATACATGCCGCAGTCCTTGCCCGGGGGAGATTCGACGGGATCAAAAATATCCATTTCACTAGGGGCGTGAGGACATACGGCAAACTCGAGACGATCTACGAGGAATCATCAGCCGCCGGCGACATCTATCTGCAGTCGTACGACGATACGGCACCTGTCGTCAGGCA from Candidatus Latescibacterota bacterium encodes:
- a CDS encoding CoB--CoM heterodisulfide reductase iron-sulfur subunit A family protein; this encodes MKKRIGVYICECGSNISDYVDVEKVRDAVKDEDGVALAKITMFACADSTQQEMIRDIEEENLDGMVVASCSPKLHLFTFRNVAERGGMNKYNYVQSNIREQGSWAHSDKPAEATAKAIRSVKAAIAKARLAESLTSPVISAENVALVVGAGIAGMRSALDMANTGTKVYLVDNDHFVGGRTAQWGEIFPTGESGREVITGLYEDIILNENIMLRTGCEVVSKAGSVGNFDIKLKIDSRGIKTDADGKVAASDFEERLEKAIAVCPVSVADDFDFGLTSRKALYRSGGRMPALPVVDRENCTKCGECVKICPEIDVQADETYEEIKTGSVIVATGFDPYEPSKGEFGYGEIENVITLQQFRRLIELEGNGSSSHTIGASGGILKYKGREIRTIAWIYCVGSRQTGVLKGDNKYCSRYCCASGIHAAVLARGRFDGIKNIHFTRGVRTYGKLETIYEESSAAGDIYLQSYDDTAPVVRHENGITSVKVDDILTSDREMEVDADLVVLVTGMVPRLDNTIGDIMKIPAGLDKFFNEVHPKLKPVETVMDGIFLAGTAQGPKNITETLNMAHSAAIKTHALISGGEIELEPTMAKIDRKLCEWCGKCLEACPFNAIDKDTYEGKTIAVVNTSTCKGCGMCLPVCPTNAIQLTGFSDSEIISMIDALAE